TCGCAATACGCGAAGATTATTGATCGGATGAATTTCACAAGCAATAAGTGAAATAAATTCTAAAATACGCGCTCGTTGTTCCAAATTATCGCGCGGCAATAATTGTACTTGCGGATATTTGCTATCCAAATAATCCAAAATAGCCAAAGATTGCCCTAAATTAAAATCACCGTCTGTTAACGCCGGTACCAATCCTGCAGGATTATGTTGTTGTACATAATCCTGCTCCAAATTGGCTTTTTGGCGGATATTGACACCGACATATTCTGTGTCAATACCTTTTAAATTTAACGCAATTCTTACGCGATAAGAGGCAGAGCTGTTAAAAAAACTATACAGTTTCAAAACGTGCTCCTTAGACAACATCAACCTGTAATTCACCAAGTGAATCAATACCCACTACCATTTTATCGCCACGAACAACTGCCCCCACACCCTCTGGTGTGCCGGTAAAGATGACATCGCCCGGTTGTAATTCAAAGTAAGTTGATAAATACGACACCATTTCCGGTACGGACCAAATTAAATGACTCAAATCGGTACGTTGTTTGTATTCACCGTTAACGGTCAACCAAAGCGATCCAGAGCTGAAATGACCAACTTTGCTAGCAGGATAAATTGGACCGATTGGCGCAGAATAATCGAATGCTTTGCCGATTTCCCAAGGGCGTCCCATTTCACGCATTTTCATTTGTAAATCACGACGGGTCATATCCAAGCCCACTGCATAGCCCCACACATAATCAAGGGCTTGTTCAACTGGAATATTGCTGCCGGCTTTGCCGATTACTGCCACTAATTCCGCTTCGTAATGCAAATTCTCGGTTTGGGTTGGATAAGGGAAACCATAAGTTTCGCCACTTTTAACCGGAACTACAGAATCTGTCGGTTTGCAGAAGAAAAACGGTGGCTCGCGATCGGGATCAAAGCCCATTTCTCTTGCGTGAGCCGCGTAGTTACGCCCAACACAATAAACACGACGAACCGGAAATAACTGATCGCTATCGACAACGGGTACGCCGACTACTGCCGGCGGATTAACAACATATGACATTTATATCCTCCTGATCTTAAAAAATTAACTTCTTTGTTCTCTTAAAAGTCCTAAATTACTTAACACCGGGCGATCGGAATAACTAAACAAGACCACATCCTCACCCGCATCTGCTTCCAATTGAACATATTGCCAAGATGGTGCAACAAAGGTATCTTTCGCTTCAAATTCAAACACGCTATCGCCAATTTTCACGCGCCCTTTACCTTCTACCACAGAGTAAACGGTAGAATCGGTACTACGATACGGACGACCTTTAAAGCCTTTTGGCAATAATTGCATAAAGGTTGCCATCGTTGGCATCGCGTAGCCACCGGTAACCGGATTGACATAACGTAATTTAAAACCATCCCATTCGTCCATTTTCTCTAATCTGGATAATTGATACAAGGTCTCGCGACTACGTTCATAAGGGTAATTAAAGATAGGTGAAGAAAGATCTTCCATCTGGTGACGTACCGGCACCATATTATGACCAAATGCGGCAAAGCTATGACCTTCTGATTTGAATAATTCTTGCTCTTCTTGATCCAATTCTTCCGCAAATCCAGCATCTAATATTTGTACTAAAGGCAAGTCTAAACCGTCCAACCAAATCACCGGTTCACCACCATCTTCCACCGACGGATTACCGTGATCATGCCAACGCCAAGATGGTGTGATAATAAAATCCCCCGGATGCATCACCGTTTTTTCGCCGTTTACCGCTGTCCAAGCGCCTTTTCCCTCTACCACAAAACGCAAAGCTGATTGAGTATGGCGGTGACTTGGGGCAATTTCTCCCGGTAAAATTAATTGTAAACCGGCATATAATGTAGAAGTAATTCGCGCACTGTTTGGCTCTAATCCCGGATTTTCCAACACCAATACGCGGCGCATTGCTTCTTTCGCAGTAATCAAATCACCGGCTTGCATAATATAAGGTTTAATATCTTTAAATTTCCAAATTGCCGGCAAAATACGCGGAGTCGGTTGTGGGGGGACTAAATTATGTAAAGAAGTCCATAATGGTGCTAAATCGGCATTACGTAACTGCTTGTAATACGCTTCTCTTTCGGTTTGAAGTGTTGTCATAAAAAGCCTCCTACGGAATTAAATTATCTTGTTGTGTTTGCGTTTCACTTCCACGATAAAACGTTTGCTGTAAAACTTGAGAATAATATTGCGTAATTGGCTATAATTAGTAAAATAATAATTATTTATGTGATATACCATTTTTGATATGACTATAGATTGGACTAAACGCATTCGTCTTCGCCACTTAGAAATTTTGCAAATGCTCGCTGCTACCGGCAACATTAGCATCACTGCCGACGCACTCAATATGACCCAGCCGGGCATTTCCCGCTGGCTAAAAGAATTAGAAGACGATATTGGATTGCCGCTCTTTGAGCGCCACACCCGCGGGCTGCGCCTCACATCACACGGAGAAGCCTTGCTTAGTCACGCAGAAATTATCATGAATCAACTTGAGCTGACGAAAGATGATTTAAATGCGAGAAAACATGAAGGCAGCGGGTTGGTTAATATTGGCGTTACCGGCGCTGTCACTGCAGATTTTGCTCCCAAATCAGTGATCAAATTACTAGAAATTTTACCTAACGTACAAATATCTCTCTTAGAGGGAACGATGGATTCCTTATTAGCTAAACTCAAAGCCGGCAATTTAGATATTGTGATCGGACGATCTCCACAAGAATTATTAGATAAAGAGATTGATCATGAAACGCTCTATACCGAACCACTGCGCTTTGTAGTGAATCCCACTCATCCTATCTTAAAAAATGCCTTGATTACTTGGGAAGAAATGTACAGCTATCCATGGATTATCTGGCCGCAAAACGCGCCTCTACGTAAAGATCTAGAGAATGCATTAATGGCGGACAAAATTCATTTACCGCCGAAATATGTAGAATCCAATTCCTTGAATTTAAACATTCAATTATTAAGTATGCGTGATTTTATCTGTGTTTTATCCTTGCGCACCGCCAAACGATTTGAAACCTTAGGCATTGTAAAAATCCTCGACATTTTCCTTTCAACGCTAGGATCCGTTTCCCTTTACTGGCGCAAAGACAGCGTTCACCACCGTATTGCGGTACAAAAAGCGCTTTCAGCGATAAAGTTAACGATATAGATATAGCGCATAAAATAACAAAAATGATATATCAAAACCCCGAAAATTAAAAAATTTTTGAAATTTTAACCGCACTTTTGAATATTTTTTACGAGTAAAAAATGATTTTCCAAAATGGATATTAAAGGAAAAGATTTATTATTTAAGGAGAAAAGTGCGGTGGTTTTTGGGTGAGAATGAAAGGTTTGAGCGAGATGTTCACTCCAGTGGTTTAGTTAGAAGGATGAGAAAGGCTCGTGCTAGCACCTCACATCCTTTATTGGTGGGATTTCGCAATTTTGTCAATTTTCCTCAATCTGCGGTTAAATAAATATCAAATCGGTGGTTTTTGGTTTCGCGGCTGAAGTGCGGTGCTTTTTGTGCGAGAAATTCAGCGTAATCGGGGCGCTTGACGACAACGCGTTTGCGGGCGAGTTGTCGTGCGGGAGGGAGTAGTTCTGCTGCGTCTAAATCGGCGCCGACCAAGTGTTGGAATACGCGCATTTCTTTTTTAACTAACGCGCTTTTTTGTTTATGCGGATACATGGGATCGAGGTAAACCACGTCGGCGAAATCCATCTTGGGATCAAGGTCGGCGATATGATGTTGCGGCAACAATTGCATATTTTGTTGCATCATGGTGCCAATGTCGGCATCCGCGTAAGCGCGCTGCAATCCGTCTTGCAGTAGCAAATAGACCACCGGATGACGTTCGATTAATTTTACTCGGCAGCCAATTGCTGCCAGCACAAAAGCATCACGTCCAAGTCCGGCAGTGGCATCAATGACGGTAGGCAAATAGTCTTTTTTAACGCCCACCGCTTTCGCAATCGCCTCGCCACGTCCGCCACCAAATTGACGACGATGTGCCAATGCGCCATGCACAAAATCCACAAAAATGGCACCAAGTTTCGGTTCATCTAATTTACGTAACTCCAAGCGCACGTCGTCTGCTACTTGCGTTTGCACTAATGCCAGCGGGCTGGTTTCATCATGCGTTAAGCCTTGCTGTTGGCAAAGTGCGGTGAAATTTTGCGCATTTTCGGTTTCGCAAATTAATTGAATGGCGACTTTTTGACGAGCCATACGCCACACTCCATATGTTCTGTGTAAGGAAATTGATCAAATAACGCCGCCTTGTCGATACGGTGTGTTTGACTTAAATGCGTCAAATTTTCGCATAACGTCAATGGGTTACAAGAAATATACAAAATGCGCTCATACCCTTGTACTAATTTCACAGTGTCTAAATCCAAGCCGGCACGCGGTGGATCGACAAAAATGGTATTGCATTCATATTCTTGCAAATTAATGCCACGCAGCCGGTTAAATTCGCGTACGCCATTCATCGCTTGGGTAAATTCTTCCGCGGACATTCGGATAATTTGCAAATTCGTCACTTGATTCGCTGCGATATTAAATTGCGCTGCCGCGACCGATGGTTTGGCGATTTCTGTTGCCAATACGTGACGGAAATTTTGCGCTAAGGCAATGGAAAAATTTCCGTTACCGCAATACAGTTCCAATAAGTCGCCTTGGCTACCTTGGGTACATTCAATTGCCCATTGCAACATTTTACTGTTTACATGGGCATTTGGTTGAGTAAAACTGTTTTCTACTTGGCGATAAATATATTGGCGTCCATTGACGGTCAATACTTCATCCACAAAATCCTGATCCAAACAAATTTTTTGCTTACTTGCCCGTCCGATCAATTGCAGGTTAAAGCCTTGTTGTTGCAATTGTTGTTTCAGCTGTTGTGCCTGCGCTTGCCATTCATCAGTTAAGGTTTTGTGATACAACAAACTGACGATAATTTGATCGCTTAGGGTGCTTAAATAGTCAATTTGGAATAATTTATGGGAAAGCTCCCGATGTTGTTTTAGCAAAGGTAACAAGGCTTGCATCATGCGGTTAATTAATTCACTGGCAATAGGAAATTGATCCACGCGATAACGCTGACGGGTTTGTGGATTGAACATGATGTGATAAAAATCCCCTTGCTCGTGCCAAATGCGAAACTCGGCGCGCATACGGTAATGTTGCACGGGGGAGGGAAAAACTTGTAAAGGTGGCGCATTAAAGGGTGCTAAAAGTGCGGTCAATTTTTGTTGTTTTTCCGCTAGAAGTTGGGAATAGTGTTCAGTCGGTAGCCTTTGCATAATCTTCTCTTAATAAGAGACAAAATGATAGTAGAAAAAATAAAAGGCTTGAATTCTCAAGCCTTCCGTTTGCTTATTTGGGTGTTATTCTGCAGAAAAATCATCCAAATTATCCACGCCAATAACACCGGATAAAGTATAAACGCGTTTTGTAGTGGAAATATGCGAACGATATTTATTCCATGTTTTTTCAAAGAACGTTTCCGCAGGACGCTCACCGCGACAAAATTGGACAAAAGCTTTTTCTTCTTCCGTTGCCGGTTCGCGCTCACCTGAATCTAATGCTTTAAATGCCTGTCCATACTGTTCTAAAGTTTGAGACTCTTTAATGGTGTAATCACCGTGACGTGCAAATCCACGTGGGTAATTTTTATCGTCAAAAAAACGACGGGTAACGCTAAAACTTTCAGCCATAGTATCCTCAGTTATCATCTGTCAAAAATCGGCAAGCATTAAACCAATTTTTTCTGATTTTTGCAATTTTTTTATGCGATTATCGGCGGGTTATTTTTTCAATAATCCGTTGATGGTTTCCACATAATCGTTAATAAATCCTTGTTCGGTACGAGAGAGACCTTCAGGATTGATACGATATTGATTGTTAACGTAGAAATCCGGTACGCCGCGCACTTGCAATTGTTCCGCTGCTTTGGTTTGTTTGTTCACCAATGCAGTGACCGCAAAGCTGTTCCAACCGCCATCAAATTGTTCTGCAGTGACACCGTTGTCGATAAAAATTTGACGGATGTCATCCATTGACGGTGCGCCTTGATTACGACTTTTCGCGGCATTTTGTGCGGCTTCAAATAATGGTTTTTTCACTTTATCTTCAGCGCCCAATGCCATGGCTAACGCCCAAGCTCGGGTTAAGTTTTCAGATTGAAAGCCTAAGAAATCAACATGATATTGTTTAAATGCGGTGCCTTCCGGTAAGCTATTTTTCACTTTATTCGGAATATCATAGCGCATTTCAAAATCGTAACAATGTGGGCAGTAGAAAGAGAAAAATTCCACCACTTCCGGTTGCACGGAACGTTGACCATTGACGGAAATATATTGTTTACCGTCTTGAATATCTAATGCGTAGGCATTAGCGGTAACAGCAAAAAGCGAGAATAATGTCAGTAATAGTTTTTTCATAAATTCATCCTTTATTTAAGAATACCACGTGCTTTAAGCAGTGCAGTTTTGAAATCCTCTTCATAATCTTTTTTAATGCCCGGAATAGGTTCATGTTTGTCTGTTCCGTGCATTTTGAGATGATAAATAATGACTTCGTCGGTTAATTCTGAAATCGGCTTATCAAATCCGGCTTCATTGGCAATTTTTTGCAGAATTTGCAATAAATGCAAATCCGGATCTTTAGACCAATATGGTTGGAGAAGTTCCAAAACTTCATTCAAACGATGACATTTCATACATATTCCTTATAATTGTAACTTAAACTATCGGCGATCATACTTGAATTATCTCGAGAAGAAAAGTAAACAATGATGGCGAATGATAAGGATTTTATGGTGCATTTTGACCGCACTTTTTGTATGCTATTCTTCATCTATTGTCGTTAATGAGGCATTTCTTATGGACAACTCGTTGATTCCCAATATCGAACTCTTTATTGCAGAGGTTTCACCGTTTAATCATTTACCTAAAGCTTTGATCAGCCAAATTGCCAATAATATTCAAATTCGTTATGTGCCAAAAGGCGAGATTGTTGTTTCAGCGCAAACCCCACAGGATTTTTTATATATTGTGCGTACCGGCGAAGTGGAGCAAATTAATACTGCCGGACAATTGC
This portion of the [Pasteurella] aerogenes genome encodes:
- a CDS encoding Gentisate 1,2-dioxygenase; translated protein: MTTLQTEREAYYKQLRNADLAPLWTSLHNLVPPQPTPRILPAIWKFKDIKPYIMQAGDLITAKEAMRRVLVLENPGLEPNSARITSTLYAGLQLILPGEIAPSHRHTQSALRFVVEGKGAWTAVNGEKTVMHPGDFIITPSWRWHDHGNPSVEDGGEPVIWLDGLDLPLVQILDAGFAEELDQEEQELFKSEGHSFAAFGHNMVPVRHQMEDLSSPIFNYPYERSRETLYQLSRLEKMDEWDGFKLRYVNPVTGGYAMPTMATFMQLLPKGFKGRPYRSTDSTVYSVVEGKGRVKIGDSVFEFEAKDTFVAPSWQYVQLEADAGEDVVLFSYSDRPVLSNLGLLREQRS
- the trmA gene encoding tRNA (uracil-5-)-methyltransferase; amino-acid sequence: MQRLPTEHYSQLLAEKQQKLTALLAPFNAPPLQVFPSPVQHYRMRAEFRIWHEQGDFYHIMFNPQTRQRYRVDQFPIASELINRMMQALLPLLKQHRELSHKLFQIDYLSTLSDQIIVSLLYHKTLTDEWQAQAQQLKQQLQQQGFNLQLIGRASKQKICLDQDFVDEVLTVNGRQYIYRQVENSFTQPNAHVNSKMLQWAIECTQGSQGDLLELYCGNGNFSIALAQNFRHVLATEIAKPSVAAAQFNIAANQVTNLQIIRMSAEEFTQAMNGVREFNRLRGINLQEYECNTIFVDPPRAGLDLDTVKLVQGYERILYISCNPLTLCENLTHLSQTHRIDKAALFDQFPYTEHMECGVWLVKKSPFN
- the yihD gene encoding YihD like protein, whose protein sequence is MKCHRLNEVLELLQPYWSKDPDLHLLQILQKIANEAGFDKPISELTDEVIIYHLKMHGTDKHEPIPGIKKDYEEDFKTALLKARGILK
- the oxyR_2 gene encoding hydrogen peroxide-inducible genes activator, which gives rise to MTIDWTKRIRLRHLEILQMLAATGNISITADALNMTQPGISRWLKELEDDIGLPLFERHTRGLRLTSHGEALLSHAEIIMNQLELTKDDLNARKHEGSGLVNIGVTGAVTADFAPKSVIKLLEILPNVQISLLEGTMDSLLAKLKAGNLDIVIGRSPQELLDKEIDHETLYTEPLRFVVNPTHPILKNALITWEEMYSYPWIIWPQNAPLRKDLENALMADKIHLPPKYVESNSLNLNIQLLSMRDFICVLSLRTAKRFETLGIVKILDIFLSTLGSVSLYWRKDSVHHRIAVQKALSAIKLTI
- the hpaG2 gene encoding 4-hydroxyphenylacetate degradation bifunctional isomerase/decarboxylase, producing MSYVVNPPAVVGVPVVDSDQLFPVRRVYCVGRNYAAHAREMGFDPDREPPFFFCKPTDSVVPVKSGETYGFPYPTQTENLHYEAELVAVIGKAGSNIPVEQALDYVWGYAVGLDMTRRDLQMKMREMGRPWEIGKAFDYSAPIGPIYPASKVGHFSSGSLWLTVNGEYKQRTDLSHLIWSVPEMVSYLSTYFELQPGDVIFTGTPEGVGAVVRGDKMVVGIDSLGELQVDVV
- the dsbA_2 gene encoding thiol:disulfide interchange protein DsbA; amino-acid sequence: MKKLLLTLFSLFAVTANAYALDIQDGKQYISVNGQRSVQPEVVEFFSFYCPHCYDFEMRYDIPNKVKNSLPEGTAFKQYHVDFLGFQSENLTRAWALAMALGAEDKVKKPLFEAAQNAAKSRNQGAPSMDDIRQIFIDNGVTAEQFDGGWNSFAVTALVNKQTKAAEQLQVRGVPDFYVNNQYRINPEGLSRTEQGFINDYVETINGLLKK
- a CDS encoding YifE like protein is translated as MAESFSVTRRFFDDKNYPRGFARHGDYTIKESQTLEQYGQAFKALDSGEREPATEEEKAFVQFCRGERPAETFFEKTWNKYRSHISTTKRVYTLSGVIGVDNLDDFSAE
- the sspA_2 gene encoding stringent starvation protein A, translated to MKLYSFFNSSASYRVRIALNLKGIDTEYVGVNIRQKANLEQDYVQQHNPAGLVPALTDGDFNLGQSLAILDYLDSKYPQVQLLPRDNLEQRARILEFISLIACEIHPINNLRVLRYLQDELNVSEAQKTQWYHHWVKEGLTAAELLLQKYGDNDQWCFGDKPTLADCYLIPQLANAERMKCDLSAYPRLMAIAKNAAVHPAFIKAAPQNQPDFIG
- the smtA gene encoding metallothionein SmtA; the protein is MARQKVAIQLICETENAQNFTALCQQQGLTHDETSPLALVQTQVADDVRLELRKLDEPKLGAIFVDFVHGALAHRRQFGGGRGEAIAKAVGVKKDYLPTVIDATAGLGRDAFVLAAIGCRVKLIERHPVVYLLLQDGLQRAYADADIGTMMQQNMQLLPQHHIADLDPKMDFADVVYLDPMYPHKQKSALVKKEMRVFQHLVGADLDAAELLPPARQLARKRVVVKRPDYAEFLAQKAPHFSRETKNHRFDIYLTAD